A window of uncultured Litoreibacter sp. contains these coding sequences:
- a CDS encoding OmpA family protein, producing the protein MAALDLAFSGPATQTFTGTEAFASYKLPIGPFRDGAIATLVAEGPRLQTAWKVESASGTTLGVADNLRQQIEAVGFELLYECETQECGGFDFRFETEVLPEPNMHIDLGDYRYLAAQRLGGAVPEYLSLFVSRSATLGYVQMILIGGGEEAATEVTTTTQTPTVRPTVQPVNLGPLIERLETRGSAVLQDLQFETGSSELAEDSYQTLQVLADYLKANPSRTIALVGHTDAEGSLQGNIGLSRKRAQAAANWLVKLGVPSGQVEADGVGYLAPVASNLTEEGRTQNRRVEAILTSTQ; encoded by the coding sequence GTGGCGGCGCTTGATTTGGCCTTCTCGGGTCCGGCGACGCAGACCTTTACCGGCACTGAAGCATTCGCCAGTTACAAGCTGCCCATCGGCCCGTTCCGCGACGGGGCCATAGCAACGCTGGTCGCCGAAGGCCCGCGCCTGCAAACCGCGTGGAAGGTCGAATCTGCCAGCGGCACCACGCTGGGCGTGGCCGACAACCTGCGCCAACAGATCGAGGCGGTGGGGTTCGAGCTGCTTTACGAATGCGAAACGCAGGAATGCGGCGGATTTGATTTCCGGTTTGAAACCGAGGTGCTTCCCGAACCCAACATGCATATCGACCTCGGCGATTACCGCTATCTTGCGGCGCAAAGGCTGGGCGGGGCCGTACCGGAATATCTCAGCCTCTTTGTCAGCCGTAGTGCGACGCTGGGCTATGTGCAGATGATCCTCATCGGCGGCGGGGAAGAGGCCGCGACCGAGGTCACCACCACAACGCAGACGCCCACCGTCCGGCCGACGGTTCAGCCTGTTAATCTGGGACCGTTGATTGAGCGGTTAGAGACGCGCGGCTCGGCCGTCTTGCAGGATCTGCAGTTTGAAACCGGGTCGTCGGAATTGGCCGAGGACAGCTATCAAACGCTGCAGGTGCTGGCGGATTACCTGAAGGCCAACCCGTCCCGTACCATCGCGCTGGTCGGCCACACCGACGCCGAAGGGTCGCTGCAGGGCAATATCGGCCTGTCGCGCAAACGCGCGCAGGCGGCTGCGAATTGGTTGGTGAAGTTGGGGGTCCCAAGCGGGCAGGTTGAGGCGGACGGCGTCGGTTATCTGGCCCCCGTGGCAAGCAATTTGACCGAAGAGGGCCGCACCCAAAATAGACGGGTCGAGGCGATACTCACCTCGACCCAGTAA
- the map gene encoding type I methionyl aminopeptidase: MDDTHRGRITKEGIRIHEEADFAGMKAAGQLAARILDDVAALVVPGTTTEALDRFIEDEVKAAGAKSATIGYKGYKHASCISVNHVVCHGIPGTKTLKDGDILNIDVTVIVDGWFGDTSRMYVAGKLNRKSERLIQVTHDALFKGIEAVKPGNTFGDIGHAIQAYVEAHRMSVVRDFCGHGLGRVFHAPPNVLHYGRPSSGAILEEGMFFTIEPMVNLGRPETKVLADDWTAVTRDKSLSAQFEHSVGVTANGFEIFTLSPGNKFHPTYGV; encoded by the coding sequence ATGGACGACACCCACCGGGGACGCATCACCAAGGAAGGCATCCGCATCCACGAGGAAGCGGATTTTGCCGGCATGAAGGCAGCGGGCCAACTGGCCGCACGCATTCTGGATGACGTGGCCGCGTTGGTTGTGCCCGGCACCACGACCGAGGCACTGGACAGGTTCATCGAGGATGAGGTTAAGGCCGCCGGCGCGAAATCCGCCACCATCGGGTACAAGGGCTACAAGCACGCGTCGTGCATTTCGGTGAACCACGTGGTCTGCCACGGCATCCCCGGCACCAAGACATTGAAGGACGGCGACATCCTGAACATTGACGTCACCGTTATCGTCGATGGCTGGTTTGGCGACACCTCCCGGATGTATGTCGCAGGCAAGCTGAACCGCAAGTCGGAGCGGCTGATTCAGGTTACCCATGACGCCCTGTTCAAAGGCATTGAGGCTGTGAAGCCGGGCAACACGTTTGGCGACATTGGCCACGCCATTCAGGCCTATGTCGAGGCGCATCGCATGTCCGTGGTGCGCGACTTTTGCGGGCATGGGCTGGGGCGGGTGTTCCACGCGCCGCCCAATGTTTTGCATTACGGGCGGCCGTCCTCCGGCGCGATTCTGGAAGAGGGCATGTTCTTTACCATCGAACCCATGGTGAACCTGGGCCGACCCGAGACAAAGGTCCTGGCCGACGATTGGACCGCCGTGACCCGCGACAAGTCGTTGTCGGCGCAGTTTGAACATTCGGTCGGGGTGACGGCCAACGGGTTTGAGATTTTCACCCTGTCGCCGGGCAACAAATTTCACCCGACTTACGGCGTTTAA
- a CDS encoding N-acetyltransferase: MDRASLMQVVEATWPPERQFSEGPWVFRQSKGGGKRVTAASSDQEVGKDDIRQAEARMAELGQPVLFTLSPDHNFDPILAELGYELVDRTRLYHAEIDGLAAREVPPVTAFPIWPPLQLARDIWAEGGVGPDRVAIMERAECDKTCILGRVNDRAGGAVYVGLHNGCVMVHALEILETQRRFGLATSLMIAAAQWGAERGATDIALLVTEQNAGANALYASLGMAAQDGYHYRVKR, encoded by the coding sequence ATGGATCGCGCGAGCCTCATGCAAGTGGTCGAAGCGACCTGGCCTCCTGAGCGGCAATTCAGCGAAGGGCCCTGGGTGTTTCGGCAAAGCAAGGGCGGCGGCAAACGGGTGACGGCGGCGTCCTCTGACCAAGAGGTTGGCAAGGATGATATCCGGCAAGCTGAGGCGCGGATGGCAGAGCTGGGTCAGCCCGTGCTGTTCACCTTGTCGCCGGACCACAATTTCGACCCTATCCTTGCTGAACTTGGTTATGAGCTGGTGGACAGGACCCGGCTCTACCATGCGGAAATTGACGGCTTGGCGGCCCGCGAAGTCCCGCCGGTTACCGCATTTCCGATCTGGCCGCCGCTGCAACTGGCCCGCGACATCTGGGCGGAGGGTGGGGTCGGCCCCGACCGTGTTGCGATCATGGAGCGGGCCGAATGCGACAAGACCTGCATCCTGGGCCGCGTCAATGACCGCGCGGGCGGGGCGGTTTATGTCGGGCTGCACAACGGCTGCGTCATGGTGCACGCGCTCGAAATTCTCGAAACCCAGCGCCGCTTCGGGCTGGCCACGTCGCTGATGATCGCCGCCGCGCAATGGGGCGCGGAACGCGGCGCCACCGATATTGCGCTGCTGGTCACGGAGCAAAATGCGGGTGCGAACGCGCTTTATGCCTCGCTGGGCATGGCGGCGCAGGACGGTTATCATTACCGCGTGAAACGCTAA
- the radC gene encoding DNA repair protein RadC gives MTDQQFEFSETALPGLEAARLSPHLKGGEGLDGHRARLRSRFMERGSDALPDEDVLELVLFRAIPRREVKSLARRLLFEFGDFNRVISSPPARLAEVQGVGSAVIQELKIVQTAAERLARAKVMHREVLSSWDALLDYCQTRMAHLEVEEFRVLYLDRKNALIADEAQGRGTVGHVPVYPREIVKRALELNASAFILVHNHPSGDPTPSHEDIAMTKAVQEAGKALDLQLHDHLIIGRSQHTSFRADGLI, from the coding sequence ATGACGGATCAACAATTTGAGTTCTCGGAAACGGCTTTGCCCGGCTTGGAAGCCGCGCGCCTCTCCCCCCATCTGAAGGGCGGCGAAGGGCTGGACGGGCACCGCGCGCGGTTGCGCAGCCGGTTCATGGAACGCGGGTCGGACGCCTTGCCGGACGAGGATGTGCTGGAATTGGTCCTGTTCCGCGCCATCCCGCGGCGCGAGGTCAAATCGTTGGCGCGACGGTTGCTCTTCGAGTTTGGCGATTTCAACAGGGTCATTTCCTCCCCGCCCGCGCGGCTGGCAGAGGTGCAGGGCGTCGGGTCCGCCGTCATTCAGGAATTGAAGATTGTGCAGACCGCCGCCGAAAGGCTGGCCCGGGCCAAAGTCATGCACCGCGAAGTTCTGTCCAGCTGGGACGCGCTGTTGGATTATTGCCAAACCCGCATGGCGCATCTGGAGGTCGAAGAATTCAGGGTGCTGTATCTGGATCGCAAGAACGCGCTGATCGCGGATGAGGCGCAAGGGCGCGGCACCGTGGGTCATGTTCCGGTTTACCCGCGTGAGATCGTGAAACGCGCGTTGGAACTGAACGCATCGGCCTTCATTTTGGTGCACAACCATCCATCCGGCGACCCAACCCCGTCGCACGAAGACATTGCCATGACAAAGGCCGTGCAGGAGGCGGGCAAAGCCCTGGATTTGCAGCTACATGACCACCTGATCATTGGAAGATCGCAACACACGTCCTTCCGCGCGGACGGCCTTATTTGA
- a CDS encoding substrate-binding domain-containing protein translates to MALTSRDGSVRIDGTLLSYDGEFYRVDTIYGPLTLDGAGVTCAGPGCPDLNAFIADVTFSGTRRMADVLIPALIQAFAERNQLTLTREVVDDTQSTFILSDAERVRARFGLRATTTSEGFADLIAEEADIALVLREPRPVEEQMAASSGSGNLVKGRRARVIALDGMVAIVAPDQPVKDLSMEQLAAAFSGNATNWTEIGGADVPIIVQAPPPNAGLSEAFEDRVLAPNGVSMTSNATRQPALEDLADAVAGDSFAIGLTTLSEIGNADPVRISGSCGFEQAPSVAALRTEDYPLTLPLMLFTPARRLPLVARQFMDFTASSSADLVIRRAGFVDQAITSSDFNTQGDRLAHAISAVGDEVPIEELKRLVETLRDRDRLSTTFRFESGTKLDVQSSENILRLGRALETGEFDGKTLMFVGFSDGEGPARPNKALALRRARLVMGQVRDASTIADFSRIQLQSDAFGEALPMACDDTAWGRAINRRVEVWVK, encoded by the coding sequence GTGGCGCTGACGTCCCGCGACGGGTCGGTGCGGATCGACGGCACGTTGCTCAGCTATGATGGCGAGTTCTACCGCGTCGATACAATTTATGGCCCGCTGACCCTTGATGGCGCGGGCGTCACCTGCGCCGGGCCGGGTTGTCCCGACCTGAATGCGTTCATCGCCGACGTCACCTTTTCGGGCACGCGGCGCATGGCAGATGTGTTGATCCCCGCGCTCATTCAGGCCTTTGCCGAACGCAATCAGCTGACGCTGACGCGCGAAGTGGTCGATGACACGCAGTCCACTTTCATCCTCAGTGACGCTGAGCGTGTCCGCGCGCGGTTCGGATTGCGCGCCACGACCACGTCAGAAGGCTTTGCAGATTTGATCGCGGAAGAGGCCGACATTGCCCTCGTCCTACGTGAACCGCGCCCGGTGGAAGAACAGATGGCGGCGTCATCCGGGTCGGGCAATTTGGTGAAAGGCCGCCGTGCGCGGGTGATTGCGTTGGACGGGATGGTCGCAATTGTCGCCCCTGACCAGCCGGTCAAAGACCTGTCGATGGAACAGCTGGCCGCCGCGTTTTCCGGCAACGCCACAAATTGGACCGAGATTGGCGGCGCTGATGTGCCGATCATTGTGCAGGCTCCGCCACCCAACGCAGGGCTGTCGGAAGCATTTGAGGACCGTGTTTTGGCCCCGAATGGCGTCTCAATGACATCCAACGCGACCCGCCAGCCCGCGCTTGAAGATCTTGCCGACGCCGTCGCGGGGGACAGTTTCGCAATCGGCCTGACCACGCTGAGCGAGATTGGCAACGCCGATCCTGTGCGCATCTCTGGCTCTTGCGGGTTTGAACAAGCCCCTAGCGTCGCCGCCTTGCGCACCGAAGATTACCCGCTGACGTTGCCGTTGATGTTGTTCACGCCCGCGCGCCGCCTGCCACTGGTCGCACGCCAGTTTATGGATTTCACGGCTTCGTCTTCCGCCGATTTGGTGATCCGGCGGGCCGGCTTTGTGGATCAGGCGATCACATCGTCGGACTTCAACACCCAAGGTGACCGGTTGGCCCATGCGATCAGCGCGGTGGGGGACGAGGTCCCAATTGAAGAACTCAAACGCCTGGTTGAAACCCTGCGCGACCGCGACCGCCTGTCGACGACCTTTCGCTTCGAATCCGGCACCAAGCTGGACGTGCAATCCAGCGAGAACATCCTGCGTCTCGGCCGCGCGTTGGAGACGGGTGAATTCGATGGCAAGACCCTGATGTTTGTGGGCTTCAGTGATGGCGAAGGTCCGGCGCGGCCTAACAAGGCGCTTGCCCTGCGCCGCGCGCGGTTGGTCATGGGACAGGTGCGGGACGCATCCACCATTGCGGATTTCTCCCGCATTCAACTGCAAAGTGACGCCTTTGGAGAGGCGCTGCCCATGGCCTGCGACGACACCGCTTGGGGCCGCGCGATCAATCGGCGGGTTGAGGTTTGGGTCAAATAA
- a CDS encoding molybdopterin-binding protein yields MPNPTAAMLVIGDEILSGRTRDANMYHLAGALTEAGIGLQEVRVVSDDHDRIVTAVQALSQGYSHVFTSGGIGPTHDDITADAIGAAFGAHVGIRDDARALLAAHYQRQGLEFNAARKRMARIPDGATLIDNPVSIAPGFTLGNVHVMAGVPKVFNAMVASVLPTLTGGAPLLSETLRVERGEGDIAGPLGEVAAQMPELSFGSYPFQKDGVYGSNVVIRGPDRDVLLAAAAKLSKALGL; encoded by the coding sequence ATGCCAAACCCCACCGCCGCGATGCTTGTTATTGGTGACGAAATCCTGTCGGGCCGCACCCGCGACGCCAACATGTATCACCTTGCGGGCGCGCTGACGGAGGCGGGGATCGGGTTGCAGGAAGTGCGTGTCGTCTCGGACGATCACGACCGGATCGTGACCGCTGTTCAGGCTCTGTCTCAGGGCTACAGCCATGTTTTCACCTCCGGCGGGATCGGGCCAACCCATGATGACATCACCGCTGACGCCATCGGCGCGGCCTTCGGGGCGCATGTGGGTATCCGCGACGATGCCCGCGCGTTGCTTGCTGCGCATTACCAGCGGCAGGGGTTGGAATTCAACGCCGCTCGCAAGCGCATGGCGCGCATTCCTGACGGGGCCACATTGATCGACAACCCGGTGTCTATTGCGCCGGGGTTCACGCTTGGCAATGTGCACGTGATGGCCGGGGTGCCGAAGGTGTTCAACGCCATGGTCGCCTCTGTTCTGCCGACGCTCACCGGCGGCGCCCCCTTGCTGTCGGAAACGCTGCGGGTGGAGCGTGGCGAAGGCGATATCGCAGGCCCATTGGGAGAGGTCGCGGCGCAGATGCCGGAACTGTCTTTCGGTTCCTACCCGTTCCAGAAAGACGGCGTGTACGGGTCAAACGTGGTCATCCGCGGCCCGGATCGGGACGTGCTCCTCGCCGCCGCGGCCAAGCTGTCAAAAGCGTTGGGCTTGTGA
- a CDS encoding peroxidase-related enzyme (This protein belongs to a clade of uncharacterized proteins related to peroxidases such as the alkylhydroperoxidase AhpD.), whose product MTQVTALDLPMLDPLPERMAKYFAICEEKLGLVPNVLQAYAFDEEKLNAFSALYNDVMLTESGLTKLEREMIAVAVSAVNRCFYCLVAHGAAVRELSGDPQLGEALVMNYRVADLNARQRAMLDFAVLMTEASYTIEEGDRQGLRNVGFTDRDIWDIAATAGFYNMTNRMASAVDMRPNADYHAKHR is encoded by the coding sequence ATGACCCAAGTCACCGCCCTTGATCTGCCCATGCTCGACCCGCTGCCGGAGCGGATGGCCAAGTATTTCGCCATCTGCGAGGAGAAATTGGGCCTCGTCCCCAACGTGCTGCAGGCCTACGCGTTTGACGAGGAAAAGCTGAACGCATTCTCGGCGCTCTACAACGATGTAATGCTGACAGAATCGGGTCTCACCAAGCTGGAGCGGGAGATGATCGCGGTGGCGGTCTCGGCGGTGAACCGGTGCTTCTACTGCCTTGTCGCCCATGGCGCGGCGGTGCGCGAACTGTCCGGCGATCCGCAATTGGGCGAGGCGCTGGTGATGAACTACCGCGTTGCTGACCTGAACGCGCGGCAACGCGCGATGCTGGACTTCGCGGTGCTGATGACGGAAGCCAGCTACACGATCGAAGAGGGCGACCGGCAGGGTCTGCGCAATGTCGGTTTCACCGACCGCGACATCTGGGACATCGCGGCGACGGCGGGGTTCTATAACATGACCAACCGCATGGCCTCTGCGGTTGATATGCGCCCCAACGCTGATTACCACGCAAAGCATCGGTGA
- the secA gene encoding preprotein translocase subunit SecA, which produces MLGLGTISKKVFGTPNDRKVKAVRPLVAKINDLEPEFEKLSDDEIKQRTEDLAMRAQKGESLDALLPEAFANVREAAKRALGLRAFDTQLMGGIFLHQGNISEMKTGEGKTLVACFPAYLNALAGKGVHIVTVNEYLVRRDAEWMGNVFTQLGLTTGAVYPQQPDDEKKVAYAADVTYATNNELGFDYLRDNMKSSLDDMSQRGHFFAIVDEVDSILIDEARTPLIISGPSQDRSDLYLQIDKLIPEVQEDHFKLDEKTRAVTFTDEGNEFVEERLHQMGLLPEEQSLYDPESTTIVHHVTEAMKAHKAFHKDKDYMVRDGEVMLVDEFTGRMMQGRRLSGGLHQAIEAKEGCDIQPENVTLASVTFQNYFRLYEKLSGMTGTASTEAEEFQEIYGLGVVEVPTNRPIARIDEHDAIYRTAAEKYAAIVEEIQAANKAGQPALVGTTSIEKSEYLSELLTKAGVEHNVLNARQHEREAEIVANAGKLGAVTIATNMAGRGTDIKLGGNVEMQIMEALAADPDGDADAICAKIEADHKKAEDEVKAAGGLFVLATERHESRRIDNQLRGRSGRQGDPGRSSFFLSLEDDLMRIFGSDRLDKMLSTLGMKEGEAIAHPWVNKSLEKAQAKVEGRNFDIRKQLLKFDDVMNDQRKAIFGQRMEIMEAEEVGEIAQDMRHQVIDDLVDQYMPPKTYADQWDTQGLYVATMEKLGIDVPVIEWADEEGVDNDEIAERLYKASDEFMAKKAADFGPENMRNIEKQLLLQTIDGKWREHLLALEHLRSVVGFRGYAQRDPLNEYKNDSFQLFESMLDGLREDVSQKLSRVVPLTEEQQQEMIQQFMAQQQAQEAGATAAAADPEPVAALAKGFDENDRSTWGNPGRNAPCPCGSGKKFKHCHGELG; this is translated from the coding sequence ATGCTGGGTCTGGGAACGATTTCCAAAAAGGTTTTCGGCACGCCGAACGACCGCAAGGTCAAGGCCGTGCGCCCGCTGGTCGCCAAGATCAACGACCTTGAGCCAGAGTTTGAAAAGCTGTCTGACGACGAGATCAAGCAACGCACCGAAGACCTCGCGATGCGCGCGCAAAAGGGCGAAAGCCTTGACGCGCTGCTGCCCGAAGCCTTCGCCAATGTCCGCGAGGCCGCGAAACGTGCGCTGGGACTTCGCGCCTTTGATACGCAGCTGATGGGCGGCATCTTCCTGCACCAAGGAAACATCTCGGAAATGAAAACCGGTGAGGGTAAGACCCTTGTGGCCTGTTTCCCCGCCTATCTGAACGCGCTTGCGGGCAAGGGTGTGCATATCGTCACCGTCAACGAATACCTGGTGCGTCGTGACGCCGAATGGATGGGCAACGTGTTCACTCAGCTTGGCCTGACCACCGGCGCGGTCTACCCGCAGCAGCCTGATGACGAGAAGAAAGTGGCCTACGCTGCCGACGTCACCTACGCCACCAACAATGAGCTGGGCTTCGACTACCTGCGCGACAACATGAAGTCCTCCCTCGATGATATGTCGCAGCGCGGCCATTTCTTCGCGATTGTGGATGAGGTGGACTCGATCCTCATTGATGAGGCGCGGACGCCGTTGATCATTTCCGGCCCGTCGCAGGACCGGTCCGACCTGTACCTGCAAATCGACAAGCTGATCCCCGAGGTGCAGGAAGACCATTTCAAGCTGGACGAAAAGACCCGCGCCGTCACCTTTACCGACGAAGGCAACGAATTTGTGGAAGAGCGGCTGCACCAAATGGGCCTGCTTCCCGAAGAACAGAGCCTGTATGACCCCGAAAGCACCACCATCGTCCACCACGTGACCGAGGCGATGAAAGCCCACAAGGCCTTCCACAAAGACAAGGACTACATGGTCCGCGACGGCGAGGTGATGCTGGTTGACGAGTTTACGGGCCGCATGATGCAAGGCCGCCGCCTGTCAGGCGGTTTGCACCAGGCGATCGAGGCCAAAGAGGGCTGCGACATCCAGCCGGAAAACGTCACGCTCGCCTCTGTTACGTTCCAGAACTATTTCCGGCTCTATGAAAAGCTGTCCGGCATGACCGGCACGGCATCGACCGAGGCGGAGGAATTTCAAGAAATCTACGGCCTCGGCGTGGTCGAAGTACCCACGAACCGCCCTATTGCGCGGATTGACGAGCATGACGCGATCTATCGCACAGCCGCCGAAAAATACGCCGCCATCGTCGAAGAAATTCAGGCCGCGAATAAAGCCGGTCAGCCGGCTTTGGTCGGCACTACTTCAATTGAGAAATCCGAATACCTGTCCGAGCTGCTGACCAAGGCCGGTGTGGAACACAACGTCCTGAACGCCCGCCAGCACGAGCGCGAGGCAGAGATCGTGGCAAATGCCGGTAAGCTGGGCGCGGTGACCATCGCCACCAACATGGCCGGTCGCGGCACCGACATTAAGCTTGGCGGTAATGTCGAGATGCAGATCATGGAAGCCTTGGCAGCGGACCCGGATGGGGATGCCGACGCCATCTGCGCCAAGATCGAAGCCGATCACAAGAAGGCCGAGGATGAGGTCAAAGCCGCAGGCGGGCTGTTTGTTCTGGCTACGGAACGTCACGAAAGCCGCCGGATCGACAACCAGCTGCGTGGTCGTTCCGGCCGTCAAGGTGACCCGGGCCGGTCCTCCTTCTTCCTGTCTTTGGAAGATGACCTGATGCGGATCTTCGGGTCCGATCGGTTGGACAAGATGCTGTCCACCCTCGGTATGAAGGAAGGCGAAGCAATTGCGCACCCTTGGGTCAACAAATCGCTCGAAAAGGCGCAGGCCAAGGTGGAGGGTCGCAACTTCGACATCCGCAAGCAGCTGCTGAAATTTGACGACGTGATGAACGACCAGCGGAAAGCCATCTTCGGCCAACGCATGGAAATCATGGAGGCCGAAGAGGTTGGCGAGATCGCGCAAGACATGCGCCATCAGGTGATTGACGATCTGGTCGATCAATACATGCCGCCCAAAACCTATGCCGACCAGTGGGACACCCAAGGTCTGTATGTCGCGACCATGGAAAAGCTGGGCATCGACGTGCCGGTGATCGAATGGGCCGACGAGGAGGGCGTCGACAACGACGAAATCGCCGAACGGCTGTACAAGGCATCTGACGAGTTCATGGCCAAGAAGGCGGCTGACTTTGGCCCCGAGAACATGCGCAACATCGAAAAGCAGCTGTTGCTGCAGACGATTGACGGCAAGTGGCGCGAACACCTGCTGGCGCTGGAACATCTGCGGTCGGTCGTTGGCTTCCGTGGGTACGCGCAGCGCGATCCGCTGAACGAATACAAGAATGACAGCTTCCAGCTGTTCGAAAGCATGCTGGACGGGTTGCGTGAAGACGTGTCGCAAAAGCTGTCCCGCGTGGTGCCGCTGACCGAAGAGCAGCAGCAAGAGATGATTCAGCAATTCATGGCGCAGCAGCAAGCACAAGAAGCCGGGGCAACGGCAGCGGCGGCTGATCCCGAACCGGTTGCCGCACTTGCCAAAGGGTTCGACGAAAACGACCGTTCAACCTGGGGCAACCCGGGCCGCAATGCGCCGTGCCCCTGCGGGTCAGGCAAGAAATTCAAGCATTGCCACGGTGAGCTGGGCTAG
- a CDS encoding LysR family transcriptional regulator, with amino-acid sequence MDRLTEMEAFATVVDQGGFTDAARKMGISKSAVSKHVSSLESRLGARLLNRTTRRVSPTEIGLAYYDRARRVLNDAGEADALVSSMQSAPSGLLRISVATDFGVNHMSPILGDFLADFPDITVNMVLNNRYVELISEGFDLAIRIGEMEDSSLRARKLTQTTKRLIAAPSYFEQYGRPEKIDDLNEHKLLHYSNQSAGNVWKLTAPSGEKRQVRTQGWLTVNDGQSLLNACVSGLGIAYLPSFLYADALADGLVEEAMPGLPTEDQGIYAVYPPGRYTQPKVRTFIDFLVEAFKEKGPETW; translated from the coding sequence ATGGATCGTCTGACAGAAATGGAAGCCTTCGCCACGGTTGTGGACCAGGGTGGATTTACCGACGCGGCGCGCAAGATGGGGATTTCCAAATCCGCCGTCTCAAAGCACGTGTCGTCCCTGGAAAGCCGCCTGGGCGCGCGCCTTCTGAACAGGACGACCCGCCGTGTTTCACCTACGGAAATTGGGCTTGCCTATTATGACCGCGCCCGCCGCGTGTTGAATGATGCAGGCGAGGCTGATGCGCTGGTGTCGTCGATGCAAAGCGCGCCATCTGGCCTGCTGCGCATTTCGGTCGCCACTGATTTCGGGGTGAACCACATGTCGCCCATTCTGGGTGACTTCCTTGCGGACTTCCCTGATATCACAGTGAATATGGTTTTGAACAACCGCTACGTGGAACTGATTTCCGAGGGGTTTGACCTGGCCATCCGCATTGGCGAGATGGAAGATAGCTCCCTGCGTGCACGCAAGCTGACGCAGACGACCAAACGCCTGATCGCGGCACCAAGCTATTTTGAACAATACGGCCGCCCGGAGAAGATCGACGATCTGAACGAGCACAAGCTGCTGCATTATTCCAACCAATCTGCCGGCAACGTCTGGAAGTTGACCGCCCCGTCTGGCGAGAAACGTCAGGTGCGGACCCAAGGTTGGCTGACCGTCAATGACGGGCAATCCCTGCTGAACGCCTGCGTGTCCGGCCTGGGCATCGCGTACTTGCCGAGCTTCCTTTACGCCGACGCATTGGCCGACGGTCTGGTCGAAGAGGCCATGCCGGGCCTGCCAACCGAAGACCAGGGCATCTACGCCGTTTACCCGCCGGGCCGCTACACGCAGCCGAAAGTGCGGACCTTCATCGACTTCCTTGTCGAGGCGTTCAAGGAAAAGGGCCCCGAGACCTGGTAG